From Ictalurus punctatus breed USDA103 chromosome 26, Coco_2.0, whole genome shotgun sequence:
TCCACTGTGAGCCGCTTCCCATTAGATTACATGGAGAATGTGCCAATCATGAATGCAACCTATATTCGCCTTTAATGATTGgagttattataattatagttTAAGAATACCTGAATTTTGGGGCACTGCTTCATCTTCTCCTCCTGTGGAATGGTGTTGGTGACAACGACGGCCTCGAAGGGAGCGTTGTTGATGCGCGAGATCGCAGGACCCGAGAAGATGCCATGGGTAAGAATTGCGTAGACCTTTATAGCACCGGCGGAGATCAGCCTgacaacaagaaagaaagattgaGAGAGTTTGATGTTGACCCCATTGGACCTAGCACAAATTCATCCACTTTTTCAAAAAGCTTATTTACACCAatcagacataacattaaagcactgagaggtgaagtgaataacattggacacctgtcaaggggtgagaaatattagacaaaaaataaacgaTCAATTCTctaagttgatgtgttggaagcaggaaaaatgggcaagtgtaagaaTCTGAGTGACTCTGTCAAGGGccgaattgtgatggctagacgactgggtcagagcgtctccaaaacaccagggtcttgtggggtgttcccgatatgcagtggttagtaccctccaaaagtggtccaaggaaggacaaccggtgaaccggcgacagggtcatgggtgcccaatgCTTATTGATGCGTGTGGGGAGTGAAGgttagcccgtctggtccaatcccacagaagagctactgtagcacagattgctgaaaaagttaatgctggctatgatagacaggtgtcagaacacatactgcattgcagcttgctgtgtatgggggcTGTGTATccacagaccggtcagagtgcccatgctgactcctgtccaccaccgaaagcacATAAAATGGGCACGTGGGCATCAGAAGTTTACCACGGAGCAATAGAGGAAGGTGGCCTGGTCCGagtggcaccaggatgcattatAGGAAGGAGGCAAGCCGGCGGATGCAGCGTGAttctctgggcaatgttctgctagaaaaccttgggtcctggcattcatgtggatgttactttgacatccTTTGAcattcatggcaacggtattccccgacgtcagtggcctctttcagcaggataatgcaccctgccacactgcaaaaactgttcaggaatggtttgaagaaCACGAGAAAGAGTTAAGGTGTCGACCtggtctccaaattccccagatctcaatccgatcgagcgtctgtgggacgtgctggacaaacaagtccaatccgtGGAGGTGCCAACTTGCAAATTAAAGGATCccctgctaacatcttggtgccagataccacagcataccttcagaggtcttgtggagtccatgcctcgaggAGGCAGAACTGTTTTGGTGGCGCATGGGACACCTACACAGTATTAGGCACTTGTTTTTAATGTTAAGGCTAATCAGTGTATATAATGCATTAATCAGTGTATATAATGCCCCCCCCAGGTTGTATTGGCTACTGCAGAATCTGACTGGCCAGCGTTTCACTAGAAATAAGGTTAATAATTTATATCACAATAGCATAGGGATGGATACATTATTCcgatatacacatacattatccTGAATGAACAGACAATGTGCCACTATGTCAGAAAGGTTCACTGGGCATCTAGTCTCAAGGAGTGCATTAGGACTGGAATCCCCAGAGACATCAGATGCATTTCCAGCCTTCATTCGTTCCTTTTGGGAAACATAACCAACTATATTGCGTAAACCACGCCCACTTCAGATTTAAATCCGACAACAAAATACAGACATGGACATTTGGAGCACTGAACAGAGACGCCATTTTCTTTCACCACTAATACACCATTAGTGTCAAAAATGTCTTTCCAAGTGTTTATACTAACATGCGAAAAAATGACAGTTACATCTAAATTTAGATTATTTTTTCCTCTTCGGTTTTATGCAAATGAAGTGTACACAGTAAAATGGCAAATCCAAACATGTTCGAGTGAATTCTTCAGACGAATCCTACAGTGCGACTTGTCCGTTGTGAACGTGAACGAGTTTCTCGTGAGGTTTTATACAATCTCATggctgtgttgtgtgttcatggttgcattttttttttttttttttacatttgggATGGGCATTGTGTTTTGACCTACTTATCAGCAGCGTGGCAGATGGTTCCACACGTGTCAGCCATGTCGTCCACCAGGATGGCCACTCGGTCCTTTACATCCCCTACTAGCACCATCCGGTCCACCTCGTTAGCTTTCTTGCGCTCTTTGTGAATGAGCGCAAACTCCACGTTCAGCCGGTCGGCGATGGAGGTCACCCTGCGGACACGTTTACAGGCTTAAACTCACAAATAATCATGTTTAAATGAGTAAACGTCATCCTCAGTTGGGACAACAGCTCGATtgaacattttctcaaattttcaCTTGGTGCGAACTAGTCTTACTCGCTGAAACTGACGCACATGACGGAATTCTCagatttattgaaaattcaGGGTCTTCAGAAGACGTATACTCATGCTGCCTTCTGAAGAGGCCACAATTTCAGACTGAGGAAATATTACTGAAACCTGAATGCAGCACAGGCTCAGCCATGATCTTTTGAAGACTTTTCCATCATTGATTTTTACACTTTCCTGACTGCCTATATTTGGTTTTCTTGATCGTTTTAGATGTCTTTAAGTCGAAAAGATGAACAGTGATTTCCACTAGTACAAAAAATATGTCTAAAGATAACAAATGTAGCTGTTTAGTAGCTTGGCCTATACCATTCTGATGAGGGAATACCCAATCTCTTCAGTTCATACATTTCCACTTTTCAAAAGTAGTGCCACACACAAGGCAGTTCCAGCTACATTAACAGAAAAGCCCACCCTGAATGTCTTGGATTTAATTTGCATAATTAATATGTGGAATCCAAGTTGTATTCAATACAGAAATtgagttgttttttaaaaaaaacttctttcaCTGACAATTTTGGCTTCCTACATTTCCCACAATGCAGTTGAGCCATCAGTGGGATCTACCCCTCGCTTCATgtctacctaaagagagtgttgtagcagcgctttagtcctttagtgtGTCCGACTCTGCGCAAACAGATATACACTCagcatccactttattaggaacactatctAAGcggccaatcgtgtggcagcagcgcagtcTGTAAAACcacgcagatacaggtcaagagtttcagtttatattgacatcaaacatcagaatgaagaaaatgtgagattctctgtgactttgatggtggcatggtggttgatgccagatgggctggtttgagtatttcagaaactgctgatctcctgggattttcatacagaacagtctctagagtttacacagaatggtaatGTGAACAACAACCTGTTTAgaaaaaagtgttttgtttttgtttttttaaagaaatgaattctgtcctttttccagtcttcaactgtccagtttgggtgagtctgtgcccatgatagtgTCAGATTGttattcttggctgacaggagtagagcctgatgtggtcttctgctgttggagctcatccacctcaaggtttgatacgttgtgcattctgagatgcttttctgctcaccatggttgtaaagagtgcttattagAGTTACCATAGACTTGATGTCATCTCAAACCCCTCACTAACAAGGTGTTTCAGACTGCAAACCCTCAGCTCACAAGATGTTTTTTGTACCATTctgtgtgaaaattccaggagatcaacagtttctgaaatacttaaaccagcccatctggtaccaacatccatgccatggttaaagccACAGAGATCTCactttcccccattctgatgtttgatgtgaacattaactgaaactcttgacctgtatctgcatgattttatgcattgtgctgccgccacacgattggctgattggataattgcataaatgagtaggtgttcctaataaagtggaggTTGAGTGTTGTTCAAAAGCATCAACCTTCATGCCAATACCACCATAAAAACCACTGCGCTTCTTATAGATCGTTAACTAGCCGAGCCAAATCCCTGCCGTACCTCGGCAGCATTGTGTTCTGGAACGTGGAGTCCAACGTTTGCCCTCTCCACTGGAtatctcattaatatgacattgaacATCCTCAAAAATGAAGGGAAAAGAGGCAAAAAGAGGGGGTTTCAGGTTCTAATTGCCTCATCAGTATCAAtttataaacagaataaaacattcTAATAACTCTTGTGTCACAttcagcacccccccccccccccctgtaattaattataattcTACAAAAATGCCTTTTGAACCTGTACTGTCAGTAGATGAAGATTAATAGCTTTATTGTAAGTGATACTGTGAATACTTAATCCTTGGACAGTGATCATGTTCCTTCTATGAATGATTCATACTGTTTCCTTTTCAAGCAAAATGGCTTTTAACTTAGAACTAAAATACCTTTGAAATGATTAATAGATGAAACATGATGACTGGAGTCGAGACTTGCATATTTCAAAACGATGATATTCggttgtggatcaggtggtatagcgggttgtccactaatcgaaGGGTTGGCGGGTCAATTCCCGACCCACATGACTCCAGATGCCGAAGTGTCCtagggcaagacactgaaccccatgttgctcccgatggcaagctagcgcctagcatggcagctctgctaccattagtgtgagtgtgtgtgaatgagaaccagtgtaaagcgctttgtagaaccgctaaggttaaagcGCTATATATGTGCAGAACCATTACGATTTACAGTAAAGCGATTTATTATCAACCCACTGACAACTCACAGACAACTGCGTTCGTGCAGATATTATCGAACCATCAGAGAATAAAAAATGCTCTTAGTGAACACCAAAGCAAATCCTTAGTCAAAGCTGACCTGTTAAACTTCTCCGGGTCAGCCTCAAGTGTTTGACCCCTGACCCAAGCCATGATCAAAATGGTAAAAGATTACCTTTTAGCTCCACCAGCGTCAGGCGACACGATAATGCAGTTTTTCCATTCAGGAATGTTCTCTCGGATCCACTGGAGGACTGCGGGTTCTGCGTACAGGTTGTCCACGGCAATGTCGAAAAACCCCTGGAGGCCGAACGACAGCACATAGCACCAATTAGATGACTGAAAGAGTAGCTCATTTTTAACTGCTTTGTAGGATCAAGAAATTTTTGCTAGAATTTATACAACATCCTTCCAAATGATCGAACATTTTTCAAACGACCTCTTGTTTTGTGCTATGTTCTTTATACATCATGTAGTGCTTACCCTCTGatttattaactattaattgataaataaatataaacggATATTAAGGCAGCTgtaacatttgtgtgtgtagcagAAAAGTCTGTTGGGtcgtttttttggtttttttttacgGCCCGCGATGGCGCTCAAACAGGCCTGAGCTTGAGCCGGGTTATTAGCACTGGAACAGGGATCGTGAGGAACGTAGGACTGTCAGGATAACTAAATTTAATCGGACGATATACTGCCTcagaaataattgcgataaacgatattattgtcattttaagaccatgTTATGCCTCTGATATAATGACAAGATAACAGCATAATAACGCAAGTACGCCTTTTCAAAGAGCAATGAAGTTTTAACTCTGAAGAATATTCAGTCCAAAAAATATTCGACTGTCAGATATGAAACATAACCTAACCCTATTAATTGGGTTAATTGATTAATTGGGTTATAATTTGGAAAACAGAATGGTCCCAGAAAGGTCAGTAGAAATATTATAAGCGTGCACATACAAAAATGTCTGCAGGACTGgacagaatacacacacacacacacacacacacacacacacacacacacacacacacttctacaccATGCATTTTCCTGGTGAGCTTCGACACTATGCCGATATGAGTATCCCTTTTGATTACAATCATATTTGACCCCATTTATAAAAGACTATGATAAATAAGGGCCAATAcgcaagaaaataaaaatttgcaCGTTTGCACTGCATGTGAAGTCGTTACCTGGATCTGTGAAGCATGGAGGTCCATGGTGATTATATGGTCTGCTCCGGCTACCGACAGCATGTTAGCCACCAGTTTAGCAGAAATCGGTGCACGGCTCTGAAAGgaaaacagtgtttttttttttctttagcttaAACGCTGAGCAAACACATTgctattattcttatttttacacTCAAACCAAACAGGATCTATAGCTCAAGCTGGAGTTTCAAAATCAACTGAGATAGAAGAATTTTTGGACATCAGTGCCATTAAGTAACGTTAAAGTCGATGAGGCGCTCGGTTTTTAAGCCTAGTGTGCTGTGCAAAATGATAATGTTTCAAGAAGTCTGCAAAACATGTGACGAGGTTTACTCACATGGTCAATGTTAAAGCAGTAAAGGAGGTCAAGCTCACACAAACCCTGTTTGAAGCCTTTAAACCgtggctgttttgtttttttcttctagcGTAGCTGTGAATGCAGCCGAACTAACTGCTATAATGCGAGTATATTCGCTGCTCGTAGGTTATTGGAAAGCTTAACGAGTCAGAGTTAAGTATTCCCTCAACAAATTAACAACACAATAATTACCATCACATTCACTGAAATGTTCTCTAATCTACTGATAAATAATTATCAGTCCTCAGCTTGAGGCCAAACCTGCCGTCTTAAAAGTCTCACGCTCAGCAAGACTTAAAAGAGGGCAAAGATCGATAAAATCTATACAGCTACATGTGTGATTAAACGcaggttaaaaaagaaaaagagagaataataaTTTCAGCATActttgtcctttttgtcctgCCGGGCGTAGGGGAAACACGGGATGACGGCGGTGACGCGTGATGATGAAGCGATCTTGCATGCATTGATCATGATCAGGAGCTCCATGAGGTTGTCATTTATTTCCCCACAGCCACTCTGTATGATGTACACATCCTCGCCTCGCACGCTCTCACCTATTTCCACACTGCAGCAGACAACACCACGATCATCGTCGGCATCatcattaatatgaaaaaaatattctgacATCAACATTCATCGTCAGTTTGTTTTAATAGGAGCAGAGTGTTTTGCATTAGCAGGCAATTCACAAAAGCAATGTTATTTCTGGCTAATGAATATAATGGCTTTCCATCATCAATTCTCATAATGCATTAAAGAAAATACACACATGCTGTAAACCGTATCACAGACTGACTGGTATGATATTATACTGCCTTATATTAATGGCACCATGGCACACGTCTGAGTATTGCGGTGTATCGTTGGGTGTCAATGCTCACGAACTTTAGTGTTAAAACCTATTTTAAGTCATTCCCGTTTCATATTTAAAGtaagtttttacattttaaggtTACATGGCTAAGAAACGTATTAAATGAATGCCTCATCCCACCCTCAAATTACATTTTCAAACAACAAATTCCCTCAAATTACATATTAAATCAAAACTGATGAACCTGGAATCACAatcattatatatgtgtgtgtgtgtgtgtgtgtgtgattgtgtgtgtgcatgtatgttcagaatctcacaaaagtgagtacacccctcacatttttgtaaatatttgattataacttttcatgtgacaacactgaagaaatgacactttgctacaatgtaaagtagtgagtgtacagcttgtgtaacagtgtaaatttgctgtcccctcaaaataactcaacacacagccattaatgtctaaaccgctggcaacaaaagtgagtacacccctaagggaaaatgtccaaattgggcccaattagccattttccctccccggtgtcatgtgacttgttagtgttacaaggtctcaggtgtgttaaatttggtgtcatcgctctcacacgccctcatactggtcactggaagttcaacatggcacctcatggcaaagaactctctgaggatctgaagaaaagaattgttgctctacataaagatggtctaggctataagaagattgccaagactgagctgcagcatggtggccaaggccatacagtggtttaacaggacaggttccactcagaacaggcctcgccatggtcgaccaaagaagttgagtgcacgtgctcagcgtcatatccagaggttgtctttgggaaatagccgtatgagtgctgccagcattgctgcagaggttgaaggggtagggggtcagcctgtcagtgctcagaccatacgccgcacactgaatcaaattggtctgcatggctgtcgtcccagaaggaagcctcttctaaagatgatgcacaagaaagtccgcaaacagtttgctgaagacaagcagactaaggacatggattactggaaccatgtcctgtggtctgatgagaccaagataaacttatttagttcagatggtgtcaagcgtgtgtggtggcaaccaggtgaggagtacaaagacaagtgtgacttgcctacagtcaagcatggtggtgggagtgtcatggtctggggctgcatgagtgctgccggcactggggagctacagttcattgaaggAACCATGAAtgtcaacatgtactgtgacatactgaagcagagcatgaccAGTacgcagtattccagcatgataccaaccccaaacacacctccaagacaaccactgccttgctaaagaagctgagggtgaaggtgatggactggccaagtatgtctccagacctaaaagctattgagaatctgtggggcatcctcaaacggaagggggaggagcacaaggtctctaacatccaccagctccgtgatgtcatcatggaggagtggaagaggattccagtggcaacctgtgaagctctggtgaactccatgcccaagagggttaaggcagtgctggaaaataatggtagccacacaaaatattgacactttgggccaaatttggacattttcacttaggggtgtactcacttttgatgcctttagttgtttagacattaatggctgtgtgttgagttattttgaggggacagcaaatttacactgttacacaagctgtacactcactactttacattgtagcaaagtgtcatttcttcagtgttgtcacatgaaaagatataatcaaatatttacaaaaatgtgagggacgtactcacttttgtgagatactgtatgtatgtataattatATGAGATTCTACACAGTGGTATTACTTTGACAATCAAGCGAGAATGCTTCGATTTCTAAATAGTTTTTATGATGCTTATGATCATGGCCATAAACTTACGTTACTTGTTAGCGATGTTAGCCTCATAAATGGAGTAGAATACTAAAAGAATAAGACTTGGACACTTAGCAAGTCCTGGCTAAACAAACATGCTAACTGTGGTGGAAAAGTTCCTTTTCCCCAAATCATTCCTTTATTTTCAAGCTCATTATTAAACAAACCTTTAAACAGAGTTGATTATGTccttataaaaatgtttaagttGGATTAGCATCGCAGCTAAGACCCGAGGCAGATTTCTCTCTTCAGTCATGGAagtatcttttattttattattattatttgtaaatctCTCGTTTTAAAGTAAACGTTTTCAGCTTGGAAGGACCTCAAGAGATATTTGGAAGAAAGTATTCTACAATATAACCTTCTATCTACAAATGTATATGTCAAGTGATCAAAACATATTAATGCTCATATGCTCTATGAGCATTAATATATTTTGAGCACTTGACATATACATTTGCATGTTTGAACATTAAGAGTCtgagatgtgaaaaaaaaaaaatcaagtcagCACTTGTAGGAAAAATTCCTGACAGGAGATTGGCCTCCCATTGTTTATCCGTCTACGACCGTGCTGTGTCACGTGAGGGGACAAGAACAAGGGACAATGGCGAATCCATtaggaacaaaaacaaagctcTACATGTGAGATTGGGAAGCAAAACGCATTACAATCTTAAAAGTTCTCTCATGACCTGAGGGAAGAGCTAGCAATGCTAGTTTTCAGGACTCCCCTAGCTTATTGTTACCGCATATCTAGTAGCAGTAAGTCGAGGAGAGTAGCCTAATTTAACttgcatatatatttttaaaaaaacactacatTATTATGTTAAATACAATTATTATGTATAATAACGTCCGTTAAGATTATGTACCAGAAGAGCCTGCTAACTTGCCAACTCCTTCAGTTCTCTCATGATCTGAAGGAAAAGCTAGCGATGACAGTTCCTGAGATACCTCAGGGTCTACAAAGGTTTTCATGTCTAGTGGCAGTAAATCAAGGCTGCACGTTTAAAGCGTCATGAAACGCTAAACTatattttctgagattttaacagaggtgttcgTATCGCACATCATAAAAGGCAATCTTAGCATCCGTTAATTTAAACTGTAGGAGAAAGCTAATTTTCAGCTTTTTTCTGCTATTTTTGTCTTCCGGGTTTAAAATCTCGTCTTGTTACACCTCACAAGCAGTGACCtggcaatgtactatagtacttcgatgacgtgtcggtgtctcataattatCCATGCGCCtgcgtgttcttatcctatgacAAGATGCTAtcttttaattattcatgacggcacgtggtgctttcctacagatgtagtagaCGAGAGGCATTCAAATGGGTCgcaggtgtttgtttcagtggtgtgaGAGTTCGAGTGTGTTTTCTTGGGAGAActatgagaattggagaaaggtggacttcaGATTTGCTCAAGAAAGCAGTTTGCGTCTAAACAATGAAGCGGTACTAAGTCCCgaggacttttccatcccttcaaatgaggtaTATTTCTAACCAGGACAATTTTACTTGCCTGtttgagctaattaaaccgCTTAAAGCTCCGCAGGCCGTCGCGCGCAAAACTATACAACGA
This genomic window contains:
- the prps2 gene encoding ribose-phosphate pyrophosphokinase 2 (The RefSeq protein has 2 substitutions compared to this genomic sequence); amino-acid sequence: MPNIVLFSGSSHHDLSQKVADRLGLDLGKVITKKFSNQETCVEIGESVRGEDVYIIQSGCGEINDNLMELLIMINACKIASSSRVTAVIPCFPYARQDKKDKSRAPISAKLVANMLSVAGADYIITLDLHASQIQGFFDIAVDNLYAEPAVLQWIRENIPEWKNCIIVSPDAGGAKRVTSIADRLNVEFALIHKERKKANEVDRMVLVGDVKDRVAILVDDMADTCGTICHAADKLISAGAIKVYAILTHGIFSGPAISRINNAPFEAVVVTNTIPQEEKMKQCPKIQVIDISMILAEAIRRTHNGESVSYLFSHVPL